In a genomic window of Salegentibacter salegens:
- a CDS encoding peptidyl-prolyl cis-trans isomerase, whose amino-acid sequence MILKISPVFICFLLAGFMLAGCSYLEKEEDRTVIVRVNDAYLYEEDINALINENTSQEDSAIIVSNYINRWATQQLLIDRAQLNLPESQQREFRDLIENYKNELYTSAYKDAVVSRQLDSTVPLEEMEAYFEENKGNFKLTEDLLKLRYVSLAENNTNINEIKSYLTSFDEEDIEELDKISLQFKNYSFNDSVWVKLKTVYDKIPALTLEHRDKLLNKSNFLQVEDSLGVYLIYVKDVLERGQDAPFEYAEPTIEKILLNKQKLNLIKELEKDITKDAIKNEQFEIYN is encoded by the coding sequence ATGATTTTGAAGATATCACCTGTTTTTATATGTTTTCTGCTGGCTGGTTTTATGCTTGCGGGTTGCTCTTATCTTGAAAAAGAAGAAGATCGCACAGTTATAGTAAGGGTTAACGATGCTTATTTGTATGAAGAGGATATTAATGCACTAATAAACGAAAATACTTCTCAGGAAGATAGCGCTATTATAGTTTCTAATTATATAAACCGCTGGGCCACGCAGCAATTACTTATAGACAGGGCGCAATTAAATCTTCCCGAAAGTCAACAAAGAGAGTTTAGAGATCTCATAGAAAATTATAAAAATGAACTTTATACGAGTGCTTATAAAGATGCGGTAGTTAGCAGGCAATTAGATAGTACTGTACCATTGGAGGAAATGGAAGCTTATTTTGAAGAAAATAAAGGCAATTTTAAGCTTACAGAAGATCTATTGAAATTAAGGTATGTAAGCCTTGCTGAAAATAACACCAATATAAATGAAATAAAATCTTACCTAACCAGCTTTGATGAGGAGGATATTGAAGAGCTAGACAAAATTTCTCTTCAGTTTAAAAATTATTCTTTTAATGATTCGGTTTGGGTGAAGTTAAAAACGGTTTACGATAAAATCCCTGCTTTAACTTTAGAGCATAGGGATAAACTCTTAAACAAATCTAATTTTCTTCAGGTAGAAGATTCATTAGGTGTATATTTGATCTATGTAAAAGATGTGTTGGAACGAGGGCAGGATGCTCCTTTTGAATATGCCGAACCAACCATAGAAAAGATTTTGCTTAACAAGCAAAAATTAAATTTGATAAAGGAACTTGAAAAAGATATTACAAAAGATGCAATTAAAAATGAACAATTTGAAATCTATAATTAA
- a CDS encoding peptidylprolyl isomerase has protein sequence MQLKMNNLKSIINTTGFLLAILLGFSGYSQDVIVTDSTSIQPEDEIAKNTVAEENNSERRKVDGIAAVIGDYIILDSDVDMMYKDMQSQGMSTADVTDCQLAGSLMENKLYAHHAIQDSIIIMDAEVNNYIDQQISEMVRQVGSMEKVLEFYNKENEAEFRSELFELNKERQLASRMQQRIIETVEITPEEVRAYYESIPEDERPVFGEEIELSQIVIKPEIPQSEKEKVIERLNEFRADVLDNDASFATKAVLYSQDPVSARDGGRISLSRKDNFVKEFKDVAFSLQEGEVSEPFETEFGYHIIQVDRIRGQNVDLRHILLIPDVTNASVEEAKAKIDSIRKRVNEGVLDFAEAAREFSDEEETKADGGKLINPRTGDTRFELSKIDPKLYDEVGELQEGELSLRLRDQDRTGRPYFKLIKVNERISEHEANYATDFSKIKELALRDKQLEAIEEWQREKIGDTYIKVNGKFKDCEYSSNWLKN, from the coding sequence ATGCAATTAAAAATGAACAATTTGAAATCTATAATTAATACCACCGGCTTTCTTTTAGCCATTTTACTTGGATTTAGCGGTTACTCTCAAGATGTGATCGTGACCGATAGTACTTCTATACAGCCTGAGGATGAGATCGCAAAAAATACCGTTGCTGAAGAAAATAACTCAGAACGCAGAAAAGTAGATGGAATTGCGGCAGTAATTGGTGATTATATTATTCTTGACAGCGATGTAGATATGATGTACAAGGATATGCAAAGCCAGGGAATGTCTACCGCTGATGTTACCGATTGTCAACTTGCCGGTTCTTTAATGGAAAACAAACTTTATGCGCATCACGCTATTCAGGATAGTATTATTATCATGGATGCTGAGGTTAACAATTATATAGACCAGCAAATTTCTGAAATGGTTCGCCAGGTAGGTTCAATGGAAAAAGTTCTTGAATTCTATAACAAAGAAAATGAAGCTGAATTTAGAAGCGAGTTGTTTGAACTGAATAAAGAGCGCCAGTTAGCCAGCCGTATGCAACAACGAATTATTGAAACGGTAGAAATTACTCCAGAAGAAGTAAGAGCTTACTATGAAAGTATTCCGGAAGATGAGCGCCCGGTTTTTGGTGAAGAAATTGAACTTTCTCAAATTGTTATAAAACCTGAAATTCCACAGAGTGAAAAAGAAAAAGTGATAGAGCGTCTAAATGAATTTAGAGCAGATGTTTTAGATAACGATGCAAGTTTTGCTACTAAAGCTGTTTTATATTCACAAGACCCTGTAAGTGCCAGGGACGGTGGTAGAATTTCGCTTTCAAGAAAAGATAATTTTGTAAAAGAATTTAAAGATGTTGCCTTTAGTCTTCAGGAAGGAGAGGTAAGTGAACCTTTTGAAACTGAATTTGGATATCACATTATCCAGGTAGATAGAATTAGAGGTCAAAATGTAGATTTAAGACATATCTTGCTTATTCCAGATGTAACAAATGCCTCTGTTGAAGAAGCCAAAGCTAAAATTGATAGTATTAGAAAGAGGGTAAACGAAGGCGTTTTGGATTTTGCCGAAGCTGCTCGTGAATTTTCTGATGAGGAAGAAACAAAAGCAGACGGTGGGAAACTTATTAACCCTAGAACAGGTGATACCCGTTTTGAGTTATCTAAGATAGATCCTAAGTTATACGATGAGGTAGGAGAGTTACAGGAAGGAGAACTTTCACTAAGATTGCGTGATCAGGATAGAACTGGGCGCCCATATTTTAAGCTGATAAAAGTAAATGAAAGAATTTCTGAGCACGAAGCTAACTATGCTACAGATTTTTCAAAAATAAAAGAGCTGGCACTACGCGACAAACAGCTTGAAGCTATTGAAGAATGGCAAAGAGAAAAAATTGGTGATACTTATATTAAAGTGAATGGAAAGTTTAAAGACTGTGAGTATAGTAGTAACTGGTTAAAAAATTAG
- a CDS encoding TonB-dependent receptor codes for MRLKVFSILFFLGSFVYAQHTFSGKVISAETGEPIPNAEVWNKTESDVTITNENGDFEITDLSSGTYDFAVFSYEYAILEKQITIDGDLEMEFSLSPLAESLSEVMITNRREQLFALRKLRKVEGTAIYAGKKSEVVVMDKVSGNLAANNAREIYSQVVGLNIYDNGDAGLQLNIGGRGLDPNRTQNFNTRQNGYDISADVLGYPESYYTPPPEALREIQVVRGAASLQYGTQFGGLINFKFKEPPRDKKLELVSRQSLGSYNLFTSFNSLAGTIGKFSYYTYYNYKSGEGFRPNSEYESNNFFSHFGWKFNDRTKLSFEYTYLDYLAQQPGGLTDAQFYENPDYSNRERNWFDVNWNLYALKFEHQFSDRTDFSLNIFGLDASRKAIGFRENRVSQPDDLSAPRELLVDDFSNWGAEARLLTRYNLFDEESVLLVGSKYYDANNFQKQGPGTTSAKPEFTFTNDEFPNYPRQSDYNFPNKNLAFFGENIFNLTNKLSITPGFRIEYINTKANGSYKEIILDLAGNPLINETREEQKNLERSFALLGVGASYNLDSSNELYGNFSQNYRSVTFSDIRIVNPSFVVDPNISEEKGFTSDLGIRGRLKNYLSYDASIFGLWYQDRIGEVLGVEDGFIVRRRGNIGDAFIYGLETFADWNIRNTFFEQAENYRLNLFVNTAFTNSEYTASEESNVEGNQVEFIPYVNLKTGLNFGYSNFLAGFQYTYLSKQYTDATNAPQDINDNQRGIEGSIPAYGILDFSASYSFGKFKLETGVNNLLDNSYFTRRATGYPGPGIIPAQPISWYSSLQFKF; via the coding sequence ATGAGATTAAAGGTCTTTAGTATATTATTCTTTTTAGGATCGTTCGTTTATGCTCAGCATACGTTTAGCGGGAAGGTGATTTCGGCGGAAACCGGGGAGCCAATTCCAAATGCAGAAGTTTGGAATAAAACAGAATCTGATGTAACGATTACCAATGAAAATGGTGATTTTGAAATCACAGATCTTAGCTCAGGCACTTATGATTTTGCTGTTTTTAGTTACGAATATGCTATCCTGGAAAAGCAAATAACTATAGATGGAGATCTTGAAATGGAATTTAGCCTTTCGCCTTTAGCTGAAAGTTTGAGCGAAGTAATGATAACCAATAGGAGGGAACAGCTTTTTGCTTTAAGGAAACTTAGAAAAGTAGAGGGAACTGCGATCTATGCCGGCAAGAAAAGTGAGGTGGTAGTAATGGATAAAGTCTCTGGAAATCTTGCTGCAAATAATGCAAGGGAGATTTACAGCCAGGTGGTTGGTTTAAATATTTATGATAATGGTGACGCCGGACTTCAATTGAATATTGGTGGTCGTGGCCTTGATCCTAACAGAACTCAAAATTTCAACACCCGCCAGAATGGTTACGATATCTCTGCAGATGTACTTGGGTATCCAGAAAGTTATTATACGCCACCACCGGAAGCATTAAGAGAGATTCAGGTGGTTCGTGGCGCGGCTTCACTGCAATATGGGACACAATTTGGAGGACTCATTAACTTTAAATTTAAAGAACCTCCTCGTGATAAAAAACTGGAGCTAGTCTCCAGGCAATCGCTTGGATCTTATAATCTTTTTACCAGTTTTAATAGTTTGGCCGGTACTATTGGCAAATTTAGCTACTACACCTATTATAATTATAAATCGGGAGAAGGCTTTAGACCTAATTCAGAATACGAATCTAATAACTTCTTTTCTCATTTCGGCTGGAAATTTAACGATAGAACGAAGCTGAGTTTTGAATACACTTACTTAGATTATCTCGCCCAGCAACCGGGTGGGCTTACCGATGCCCAGTTTTATGAAAATCCTGATTATAGCAACAGGGAGCGGAACTGGTTTGACGTAAATTGGAATCTATATGCGCTAAAATTTGAACATCAGTTTTCTGATAGAACTGATTTTAGCCTGAATATTTTTGGTTTAGATGCTTCCAGGAAAGCGATTGGTTTTAGAGAAAATAGAGTTTCTCAGCCAGACGATCTTTCCGCACCACGGGAATTATTGGTGGACGACTTTTCTAACTGGGGAGCAGAGGCAAGGCTGTTAACCAGGTATAATTTGTTTGATGAAGAATCGGTTTTATTGGTTGGAAGTAAATATTACGATGCTAATAATTTTCAGAAACAGGGACCGGGAACAACTTCAGCCAAGCCGGAATTTACATTTACCAACGATGAATTTCCGAATTATCCAAGGCAGTCAGATTATAATTTTCCGAACAAAAACCTGGCATTTTTTGGAGAGAATATTTTTAATCTCACTAATAAGCTTTCTATCACTCCCGGTTTTAGAATTGAATATATTAATACGAAGGCGAACGGTTCTTATAAGGAAATAATTCTTGATCTTGCCGGTAATCCTTTAATTAACGAAACCAGGGAAGAGCAAAAGAACCTGGAAAGAAGCTTTGCATTATTAGGCGTTGGTGCGAGTTATAACCTGGATTCTTCTAATGAGTTATACGGGAATTTTTCTCAGAATTATAGATCTGTGACTTTTAGTGATATTAGGATAGTGAACCCAAGTTTTGTGGTAGATCCAAATATTTCAGAAGAAAAAGGTTTCACCTCAGATCTTGGAATTAGAGGAAGATTGAAGAATTATTTATCATATGACGCCAGTATTTTTGGTTTATGGTATCAAGATAGAATTGGTGAAGTGCTGGGGGTTGAAGATGGCTTTATAGTAAGAAGGCGTGGGAATATTGGAGATGCTTTTATCTATGGGTTAGAAACTTTCGCCGATTGGAATATTCGAAATACCTTTTTTGAACAGGCTGAGAATTACCGCTTGAATCTTTTTGTGAACACCGCTTTTACAAATTCTGAATATACCGCTTCCGAAGAATCTAATGTGGAAGGAAATCAGGTTGAATTTATACCATATGTGAACCTTAAAACAGGTTTAAATTTTGGGTACTCTAATTTCTTAGCCGGTTTTCAGTACACCTACCTATCAAAACAGTATACAGATGCTACGAATGCGCCGCAGGATATTAATGATAATCAACGTGGAATAGAAGGAAGTATTCCGGCTTACGGTATATTAGATTTTTCGGCTTCCTATAGTTTTGGGAAATTTAAATTGGAAACCGGGGTGAACAATCTTTTAGATAACTCATATTTCACCAGAAGAGCTACAGGTTATCCAGGTCCAGGCATTATTCCGGCGCAACCAATTAGCTGGTATTCAAGTCTTCAGTTTAAGTTTTAA
- a CDS encoding OmpH family outer membrane protein: protein MIRSSLLIAFLTFSIFASAQTKVGTIDTDYILSQMPEMEEVNKGLEAYDKQLQQDFQANVKQYDTLVKTYQANAESLAEEARQKSESKIIELENQIKQFRQRAQLMMQMRRNELTNPLYEKIDAAMRAVIDEEGFTQILHAGGNSLAFSAEEYDITEKVMNKMGIEISAPTEEEKE from the coding sequence ATGATACGAAGCAGTTTATTAATTGCCTTTTTAACTTTTAGCATTTTTGCAAGCGCACAAACCAAAGTAGGAACTATAGACACCGATTACATTCTTTCACAAATGCCTGAAATGGAAGAAGTAAATAAGGGATTAGAAGCCTATGACAAGCAACTACAACAAGATTTCCAGGCCAATGTTAAGCAATACGATACCTTGGTAAAAACTTACCAGGCTAATGCCGAAAGCCTTGCTGAAGAAGCTCGCCAGAAAAGTGAGTCTAAAATTATTGAACTTGAGAACCAAATCAAGCAGTTTAGACAAAGAGCCCAATTAATGATGCAAATGCGAAGAAATGAGCTTACTAATCCACTTTACGAAAAAATTGACGCTGCAATGCGAGCTGTAATAGACGAAGAAGGATTTACTCAAATTCTACACGCCGGTGGAAACAGCCTTGCTTTCTCTGCAGAAGAATATGATATTACCGAAAAGGTAATGAATAAAATGGGAATTGAAATTTCTGCTCCTACTGAAGAAGAGAAAGAATAA
- a CDS encoding AAA family ATPase: protein MSDVALVEKLVVKHRDLKKEIAKVIIGQDMVVDQILLSVFSGGHSLLVGVPGLAKTLMVNTISQALGLDFKRIQFTPDLMPSDILGAEILDENRNFKFIKGPVFSNIVLADEINRTPPKTQAALLEAMQERSVTVAGHNYRLANPYFVLATQNPIEQEGTYPLPEAQLDRFMFSILLEYPSFQEEVDVVKSTTSDKTQKINALFSAEEIVEIQQLIRRIPVADNVVEYAVKLVGKTRPDSAEAPEFVKNYLDWGAGPRASQNLILAAKSHAAVNGKFSPDIEDVQAVAIGILRHRIIKNYKAEAEGISEEKIIRDLF, encoded by the coding sequence ATGTCAGATGTTGCTCTTGTAGAAAAACTGGTAGTTAAGCACCGGGATTTAAAAAAAGAAATTGCCAAAGTTATTATAGGGCAGGATATGGTTGTAGACCAAATCCTGCTTTCTGTTTTTTCAGGAGGACATTCTTTGCTTGTTGGGGTTCCCGGTTTGGCAAAAACATTAATGGTAAACACCATTTCCCAGGCTTTAGGACTTGATTTTAAAAGAATCCAGTTTACCCCAGATCTAATGCCAAGTGATATTCTTGGCGCAGAGATACTGGACGAAAACAGGAACTTTAAATTTATAAAAGGTCCGGTTTTTTCAAATATAGTCCTGGCCGACGAAATTAACCGAACTCCCCCAAAAACACAGGCGGCTTTACTGGAGGCTATGCAGGAGCGATCTGTTACTGTTGCCGGGCATAATTACCGCCTCGCCAATCCTTATTTTGTATTGGCTACTCAAAACCCAATAGAGCAGGAAGGAACCTATCCATTGCCAGAAGCGCAATTAGACCGGTTTATGTTTTCTATTCTACTGGAATATCCAAGTTTTCAGGAAGAAGTAGACGTTGTAAAAAGTACAACTTCAGATAAAACTCAAAAGATAAATGCTTTATTTTCTGCGGAAGAAATCGTGGAAATTCAGCAATTAATTCGTAGAATTCCTGTTGCCGATAACGTGGTAGAATACGCGGTGAAACTGGTAGGAAAAACCAGGCCGGATTCTGCTGAAGCACCGGAATTTGTGAAGAACTATCTCGATTGGGGCGCAGGCCCAAGAGCATCTCAAAATCTTATTCTTGCCGCTAAATCTCACGCTGCTGTTAATGGGAAATTTTCCCCTGATATTGAAGACGTACAAGCCGTAGCCATTGGGATTTTACGCCATAGAATTATCAAAAATTACAAAGCTGAAGCCGAAGGAATTTCGGAAGAAAAAATAATTCGAGACCTATTTTAA
- the guaB gene encoding IMP dehydrogenase, protein MIAHESKILGEGLTYDDVLLVPAYSEVLPREVSIRTKFTKNISINVPIVSAAMDTVTESRMAIAMAREGGIGVLHKNMTAEQQALKVRKVKRAESGMIIDPVTLPITANVSDAKASMREHSIGGIPIVDEDGKLLGIVTNRDLRFEKNLKRPIAEVMTSENLVTVAEGTSLDQAEDILQEYKIEKLPVVNDNYKLVGLITFRDITKLTLKPNANKDSFGRLRVAAAVGVTADAVVRAEALVNAGVDAIIIDTAHGHTRGVVTVLKDIKSKFPDLQVVVGNIATGEAAKYLVEAGADAVKVGIGPGSICTTRVVAGVGFPQFSAVLEVAAALKGSGVPVIADGGIRYTGDIPKALAAGADCVMLGSLLAGTKESPGETIIYEGRKFKSYRGMGSVEAMQKGSKDRYFQDVEDDIKKLVPEGIVGRVPYKGELEESIHQFVGGLKAGMGYCGAKDVETLKETAKFVKITASGIHEGHPHDVTITNESPNYSR, encoded by the coding sequence ATGATCGCACACGAATCCAAAATCTTAGGAGAAGGCCTTACTTACGACGATGTATTGCTTGTTCCTGCTTATTCTGAAGTACTACCCCGAGAAGTAAGCATTCGCACAAAATTCACTAAAAATATTTCAATAAACGTTCCTATTGTTTCGGCAGCTATGGATACGGTAACCGAATCCAGGATGGCTATTGCTATGGCGCGGGAAGGTGGAATTGGTGTTTTGCATAAGAATATGACTGCCGAACAACAAGCGCTTAAAGTGCGAAAAGTAAAAAGGGCAGAAAGCGGAATGATTATAGATCCCGTGACCTTGCCAATCACAGCCAATGTGAGCGATGCAAAAGCGAGTATGCGTGAGCATAGTATCGGCGGAATTCCTATTGTAGATGAAGACGGAAAATTGTTGGGGATTGTAACTAACAGAGATTTGCGTTTTGAGAAAAATCTTAAGCGTCCAATTGCTGAGGTTATGACTTCAGAAAATTTGGTGACTGTTGCAGAGGGTACTTCCCTGGATCAGGCAGAAGATATTTTACAGGAATATAAGATTGAAAAACTTCCCGTAGTTAACGATAATTATAAATTAGTTGGGCTTATTACTTTTAGGGATATTACCAAACTTACCCTAAAACCTAATGCTAATAAAGATAGCTTCGGAAGGCTTCGCGTAGCAGCTGCCGTTGGTGTAACTGCTGATGCGGTAGTACGGGCTGAAGCTTTGGTGAATGCCGGGGTAGATGCTATAATAATTGATACCGCCCACGGCCATACCAGGGGTGTGGTTACGGTGCTGAAAGATATTAAATCTAAATTTCCAGATTTGCAAGTAGTAGTAGGAAATATAGCTACCGGCGAAGCTGCGAAATATTTGGTTGAAGCCGGCGCAGATGCTGTTAAAGTAGGAATTGGCCCGGGTTCTATCTGTACTACCAGGGTAGTAGCAGGTGTTGGGTTTCCACAATTTTCTGCCGTGCTTGAAGTAGCTGCAGCACTAAAAGGTAGTGGTGTTCCCGTTATTGCCGATGGTGGAATTCGTTATACAGGAGATATCCCAAAAGCATTAGCCGCAGGAGCCGATTGTGTGATGCTAGGTTCATTGCTTGCAGGAACTAAAGAATCTCCGGGGGAAACCATTATTTACGAAGGAAGAAAATTCAAATCTTACCGCGGAATGGGATCGGTTGAGGCCATGCAAAAAGGGTCTAAAGATCGTTATTTCCAGGATGTAGAAGATGATATTAAGAAACTGGTACCTGAAGGTATTGTAGGTCGTGTTCCATATAAAGGGGAACTCGAAGAAAGCATTCACCAGTTTGTTGGCGGTTTAAAAGCCGGGATGGGTTATTGCGGTGCTAAAGATGTAGAAACCCTAAAGGAGACTGCAAAATTTGTGAAAATTACCGCTTCGGGAATTCATGAGGGCCATCCGCACGATGTAACTATTACCAACGAATCTCCTAATTATAGTAGGTAA
- a CDS encoding PLDc N-terminal domain-containing protein — protein sequence MIRTFIKYRVLVSVIFYILWGSDFITNVLDLNKETSSFINWTTVAILFIFWLFILIDMIKQNLKDKTFWILSMFFVPFFAPVVYLFRRKKLLHLQNNMFRNSN from the coding sequence ATGATACGTACCTTTATTAAATATAGGGTTTTAGTTAGTGTGATTTTCTATATTTTATGGGGAAGCGATTTTATTACTAATGTTCTTGATTTAAATAAAGAAACAAGTAGTTTTATTAATTGGACAACAGTCGCGATACTTTTTATATTCTGGTTATTCATACTTATTGATATGATCAAGCAGAATTTAAAAGATAAAACATTCTGGATTCTTTCTATGTTTTTTGTGCCCTTCTTCGCGCCGGTGGTTTATTTATTCCGAAGAAAGAAGTTGCTACATCTTCAAAATAATATGTTTAGAAACTCTAATTAG
- a CDS encoding HTTM domain-containing protein: MQLSPSKYQKKTTEAAPLAVFRLFFGLMMFASIVRFWLNGWIEKLYIAPKFFFSYYGFEWVKPLGDFTYLLFILCGITALMVAAGYKYRFAIILFFLSFTYIELMDKTTYLNHYYFISILSFLMIFLPANVYFSIDAWRNPARAFQKIPQWCVDAIKLLLGIVYFYAGLAKINSDWLFKAMPLKIWLPSKYDLPLLGDLMQHEWVHYAFSWSGMLYDLFIPFLLLWKRTRFVAFLMVIIFHVLTRVLFPIGMFPFIMIVSALIFFSPQIHHRILNFISKWFSISKQRFDNLRTYHFSGVQKNLSISILSVFFIIQLLFPWRYLLYPGELFWTEEGFRFSWRVMLMEKAGYAQFKVINAETGNRFYVDNSDFLTPFQEKQMSFQPDFIIQYAHFLADHFEKDGHENIEIYVENYVALNGRKSTPYIDPEVNLLNFADSFKHKTFILPFEDEIKGL; encoded by the coding sequence ATGCAACTTTCTCCAAGCAAATATCAAAAAAAGACGACGGAAGCCGCCCCCTTGGCGGTTTTTCGTTTGTTTTTTGGTTTAATGATGTTTGCCAGTATAGTTCGCTTTTGGCTGAATGGCTGGATCGAAAAATTATATATTGCACCAAAATTCTTCTTTTCCTATTATGGATTTGAATGGGTGAAACCCTTAGGGGATTTTACTTATTTACTTTTTATCCTTTGCGGTATTACTGCTTTAATGGTGGCTGCGGGTTATAAATACCGCTTTGCTATCATTCTGTTTTTCCTCAGTTTCACTTATATCGAACTGATGGATAAAACTACTTATCTAAATCATTACTACTTCATTAGCATTCTTAGTTTTCTAATGATTTTTTTACCGGCTAATGTCTATTTTTCTATTGATGCCTGGCGGAACCCAGCCAGAGCTTTTCAGAAAATACCACAGTGGTGTGTAGATGCTATAAAACTATTGCTGGGAATAGTATATTTTTATGCAGGACTTGCAAAAATTAATTCAGACTGGCTTTTTAAGGCAATGCCGTTAAAAATATGGCTGCCTTCAAAATACGATCTTCCGCTGCTGGGGGATCTTATGCAACATGAATGGGTGCATTATGCGTTTAGCTGGAGCGGTATGTTGTATGATCTTTTTATACCTTTTCTATTGCTTTGGAAAAGAACCCGTTTTGTTGCCTTTTTAATGGTGATTATTTTTCATGTGCTTACGCGTGTTCTTTTTCCAATAGGGATGTTTCCATTCATAATGATTGTTAGTGCACTGATATTTTTTAGTCCGCAGATTCACCATAGAATACTGAATTTTATATCGAAATGGTTCAGCATATCAAAGCAAAGATTTGATAATTTAAGAACCTATCATTTTTCAGGAGTACAGAAAAACTTAAGCATTAGCATTCTTTCAGTCTTTTTCATTATTCAGCTTTTATTCCCGTGGAGATATCTACTGTATCCGGGAGAATTGTTTTGGACTGAAGAAGGTTTTAGGTTTTCCTGGCGGGTAATGCTGATGGAAAAAGCCGGCTATGCCCAGTTTAAGGTTATAAACGCTGAGACTGGAAATCGATTTTATGTAGATAATTCAGATTTCCTTACTCCTTTTCAGGAGAAACAAATGTCTTTTCAGCCAGATTTTATTATTCAATATGCTCATTTTTTAGCCGATCATTTTGAAAAAGATGGTCATGAAAATATTGAGATCTACGTAGAGAACTATGTGGCTCTCAATGGTAGAAAGAGCACTCCTTATATAGACCCGGAAGTTAATTTGCTTAATTTTGCGGACTCTTTTAAACATAAAACATTCATTTTACCATTTGAAGATGAGATTAAAGGTCTTTAG
- a CDS encoding SRPBCC family protein, with amino-acid sequence MKYTTEIKIIKPRTEVIEKFSNPDNMKHWQRGFISMEPISGKLGEEGSKNMLKYKMGKRDIEMEEKIIKNDLPTQFHANYSAKGVYNIQENFFEETPEGNTLWISHSEFSFSGFMKLMGIFMPGAFRKQSYQYMKDFKDFVENNKSVLDKK; translated from the coding sequence ATGAAATATACCACTGAAATTAAAATAATAAAACCCCGTACCGAAGTGATTGAAAAATTCAGCAACCCTGATAATATGAAACATTGGCAACGTGGGTTTATTTCTATGGAACCTATTAGTGGAAAATTAGGAGAAGAAGGTTCAAAGAATATGCTAAAATATAAGATGGGAAAGCGGGATATTGAAATGGAAGAAAAAATTATTAAAAACGATCTTCCAACTCAGTTTCACGCAAATTATTCGGCTAAAGGGGTTTACAATATTCAGGAAAACTTTTTTGAAGAAACTCCAGAAGGTAATACGCTCTGGATTTCTCATAGCGAATTTAGCTTTAGTGGTTTTATGAAGTTAATGGGCATCTTTATGCCGGGTGCCTTTAGAAAACAATCATACCAGTATATGAAAGATTTTAAGGATTTTGTAGAAAATAACAAAAGTGTTTTGGACAAGAAATAG